One genomic segment of Bacteroidota bacterium includes these proteins:
- a CDS encoding MutS family DNA mismatch repair protein: MKQKSKRFDLLTRYVRRLVGRIQQLQGASLRYSRARLAVVLVMTVACIVLFQQDLVTAGWSVLAMGIICFGALAYYHGKVLESLQRHRYWKEIKQSHMSRMQLDWPKMPAPLDLTPDPNHPFESDLNMTGHRSMHQLMNTAPSRGGGERLADWMLELSPDPDCIAGRQLLVQELAHAALFRDHLVLAGKLVSANDETPWDGNALLQWVGSEDKPFKLLRALYLLIGFGVVNIGLVMLNVMGFLPAWWALTISLYGALYLYFHRTFGFASLDAFNIESGLKKFRAVWAYLEKHHYTKMPQTEVLCAPFLSPGAKPSEALGRIERIAAFVSLQMAAGGFMVLVLNALFPWDLFFTHRLHLAKSTIRRHLPDWLDVWHELEALSSMATFADLHPNYVFPEILQASASDAPVLSAKAVGHPLLAEADKVKNDFAIDALGEVIIVTGSNMSGKSTFLRTLGVNMRLAYMGAPVDAGSFKISLLRIFTCLQVNDSINDGISFFYAEVKRLKALLDAFREDAAYPLFFLVDEIFRGTNNRERLIGSRAYIRSVASGHGIGLIATHDLELVQLEDEIPDISNFHFREEIVDGKMVFDYQLHNGPCPTTNALRIMALEGLPVADMDSVS, translated from the coding sequence ATGAAGCAAAAATCAAAACGTTTTGACTTGTTGACACGCTATGTCCGGCGTCTTGTCGGACGGATTCAACAACTGCAGGGAGCGAGCCTGCGCTATTCCAGGGCGCGCCTAGCTGTTGTGCTGGTTATGACAGTTGCTTGCATTGTTCTTTTTCAGCAGGATTTGGTGACCGCTGGGTGGAGTGTGCTGGCGATGGGTATTATCTGTTTTGGTGCGTTGGCATACTACCATGGTAAGGTGTTAGAGAGCCTGCAGCGGCATCGCTACTGGAAAGAGATTAAGCAGTCTCACATGAGCCGCATGCAACTGGATTGGCCCAAGATGCCGGCGCCCCTTGATCTCACACCAGACCCCAATCACCCATTTGAGTCTGATCTAAATATGACAGGGCACCGGTCCATGCACCAGTTGATGAACACAGCACCAAGTCGGGGTGGCGGCGAACGGCTTGCGGATTGGATGCTTGAATTATCTCCAGACCCTGATTGCATAGCTGGGCGGCAATTGCTGGTGCAAGAACTCGCGCATGCTGCATTGTTTAGAGATCACCTTGTACTTGCCGGCAAACTCGTATCAGCAAACGATGAGACGCCCTGGGATGGCAATGCGTTGTTGCAATGGGTAGGCAGTGAAGATAAACCGTTCAAACTCCTGCGTGCATTGTATCTGCTGATCGGGTTTGGGGTTGTGAATATCGGCTTGGTGATGCTCAATGTGATGGGGTTTTTGCCGGCATGGTGGGCACTCACCATAAGCCTGTATGGAGCACTGTATTTATACTTTCATCGCACCTTTGGCTTTGCATCACTCGACGCGTTTAATATCGAAAGCGGACTAAAAAAATTTCGGGCAGTCTGGGCTTATCTCGAAAAGCACCATTACACAAAGATGCCCCAGACCGAAGTGCTTTGTGCGCCATTTTTGAGCCCGGGGGCTAAGCCTTCAGAGGCACTTGGTCGTATTGAGCGTATTGCTGCTTTTGTGAGCCTGCAAATGGCTGCCGGTGGATTCATGGTGCTTGTCCTGAACGCCCTATTTCCGTGGGACCTGTTTTTTACGCATCGCCTTCACCTGGCAAAAAGTACGATCCGCCGCCATTTGCCTGATTGGCTCGATGTCTGGCATGAACTTGAAGCCTTGAGCTCGATGGCTACCTTTGCAGACCTGCATCCAAACTATGTTTTCCCCGAAATCCTGCAAGCATCCGCTTCCGACGCCCCCGTTCTTTCTGCAAAAGCCGTTGGTCACCCACTGCTAGCTGAAGCAGACAAAGTTAAAAACGATTTTGCGATAGATGCCCTGGGGGAGGTAATCATAGTGACAGGCTCCAACATGTCGGGCAAAAGTACTTTTTTGCGCACGCTGGGTGTTAACATGCGGCTGGCTTACATGGGTGCGCCTGTTGATGCAGGTTCGTTTAAAATATCGCTTCTCCGCATCTTTACGTGCCTTCAGGTCAACGACTCGATCAATGATGGTATCTCTTTCTTTTATGCAGAAGTCAAGCGTCTAAAGGCCTTGCTGGATGCTTTTAGAGAGGATGCAGCATATCCGCTCTTTTTTCTGGTAGACGAAATTTTCCGAGGCACAAACAACCGAGAACGGCTAATCGGGAGCCGGGCCTATATCCGTTCTGTAGCCAGCGGACATGGGATTGGACTGATTGCTACACACGACCTGGAACTGGTTCAGTTGGAGGATGAAATTCCTGATATTTCCAATTTCCACTTTAGGGAAGAAATTGTAGATGGCAAAATGGTGTTTGATTACCAACTGCACAACGGGCCATGTCCCACAACAAATGCGCTGCGCATCATGGCGCTTGAAGGTTTGCCGGTAGCGGACATGGATAGCGTAAGTTAA
- a CDS encoding Gfo/Idh/MocA family oxidoreductase, with amino-acid sequence MYLGVFLRVVVVGFQRAVYPIFPKTLIIAEPVIGSTLVLNQPMGRQSSTKYSILSTAMNFAILGPGLVADYHVTAIEANKHLGASLRTIIHYEPSKFEGISEKYGVPCQSLEAALADTTLDAVCICTPSGQHARQAIACIEAGKHVLIEKPMALRLADADAMIAAAKANNVHIVVAFQRRTEPLFLDIKRAIMGGDLGQLTMASVVLPYFRGQTYYDQAPWRGTWAEDGGGVLMNQGIHIIDLLVWYMGDPVDIKAHAGTLLRDIEVEDVLAASLKFSSGAVATVTATTTTGDGAPHRLELYGTNGCIQVTGETATRWYLKDKTLQTVVPHITSEPVEAGASSDPRGIKAVGHTALIKTLITAVNNGQTAHINGIEGRRSLATVNGIYRAAGLIQDV; translated from the coding sequence ATGTATTTAGGTGTTTTCCTGCGCGTGGTGGTGGTTGGATTTCAACGCGCGGTATACCCGATATTTCCTAAAACTCTTATAATAGCTGAGCCAGTCATTGGTTCAACTTTAGTATTGAACCAGCCAATGGGCCGGCAATCCAGCACCAAATACAGCATCCTCAGCACAGCCATGAATTTTGCAATCCTGGGCCCTGGCCTTGTGGCGGACTACCATGTTACTGCAATCGAAGCAAATAAACATCTCGGTGCGTCCCTGCGCACTATAATTCACTATGAACCGTCTAAATTTGAGGGTATATCGGAGAAATATGGCGTCCCTTGTCAGTCCCTGGAAGCGGCACTTGCTGACACAACGCTGGATGCCGTCTGCATTTGCACGCCAAGCGGACAACACGCCCGGCAGGCCATTGCCTGTATAGAAGCCGGCAAACACGTATTGATCGAAAAACCAATGGCCCTGCGCCTTGCAGATGCTGACGCCATGATTGCCGCAGCAAAAGCCAATAATGTACACATCGTGGTTGCGTTTCAGCGGCGGACAGAACCCTTGTTTCTGGATATCAAGCGAGCCATCATGGGTGGCGACCTCGGACAACTCACCATGGCCTCTGTTGTACTGCCCTACTTCCGCGGCCAGACCTATTACGACCAGGCGCCCTGGCGCGGTACCTGGGCAGAAGATGGTGGCGGTGTCTTAATGAATCAGGGTATCCATATCATCGATTTGCTTGTTTGGTACATGGGGGATCCCGTTGATATTAAAGCTCATGCCGGCACTTTGCTACGGGACATCGAAGTCGAAGACGTTTTAGCTGCCTCCCTTAAATTTTCCAGCGGTGCCGTAGCAACCGTTACGGCAACCACAACCACAGGTGATGGCGCCCCGCACAGATTGGAGTTGTACGGGACAAATGGATGCATCCAGGTAACAGGCGAAACGGCAACAAGATGGTACCTGAAAGACAAGACACTCCAAACGGTCGTTCCACATATCACAAGCGAACCTGTTGAAGCTGGCGCCAGCAGTGATCCGCGTGGCATCAAAGCAGTTGGGCACACAGCGTTGATCAAAACATTGATAACAGCGGTTAACAACGGCCAAACCGCCCACATCAACGGCATCGAGGGCCGGCGGAGCCTCGCGACCGTCAACGGCATTTATCGCGCTGCCGGCTTAATTCAAGACGTTTAA